The genomic region CGGGCGTTGTTCGTTCCCCTACGCGGCAATGAAGGGGGTTATGTCGGCAAAGATACTGGGGGCTATCAGATTTTAATTAATTTTCGCGGCGGTCTCGATCGTTTCGAGCATATTTCGTTTACGGATGTGTTAGAAAACCGGATTCCTGAAGATTTGATGCGCGATCGCCTCGTCTTCATTGGCGCTACGGCGGAAAGTTTAAAAGATATTTTTCAAACTCCTTATACCAATACGATTTTAGGGACGCCGGAGTTAACTCCCGGGGTTGTTATTCATGCCAATTTTGCCAGTCAAATTATCGCGGCGGCTCTCGACGGTCGCCCGATGTTGCGGGCGTGGACAAAACCGTTGAATTATTTGTGGATTGTCCTGTGGTCGTTTACGGCGGCGATCGCCTGCTGGCTGGTTCTCGAACGCCACCAATCCCATCGTTACTTCTTCCTGCGCGCGATCGTCTTGGGCTGGCTCCCGACGACGGGAGCTCTGGTCACCATCACTTATCTCGCGTTTATTCACGGGTGGGCCATTCCGGTTTTTTCTCCCTTGTTGGCGGCGACTTTTTCGGCGATTTTAATCCTCAATTATTACAATCAATGGCAACTTAAAGTTACCAATGAAAAGTTAGAAACTGCCAATGAAAAACTCGAAGAATATTCCCACACTCTCGAAGACAAAGTGGAAGAACGAACCCGAGAGTTAAAAGATGCTTTAGAAAATTTGAAATCCACTGAGGCTCAACTGATTCACACTGAAAAAATGTCAAGTTTGGGACAACTCGTGGCCGGAGTTGCCCACGAAATTAACAATCCAGTCAATTTTATTTATGCCAATATTGACCATGCCAATGATTATTTAGAAGATCTAGTATATTTAATCAGATTATATCAAAAACAATATCCCGAACCGGATCCAGAAATTCTAGAAGAAATCGAAGATTTGGAGTTAGATTTTATTCTAGAAGATTTTCCTAATTTGCTCGTTTCGATGAAATCGGGAGCCGAACGGATTGGCAAGATCGTGACGGGATTGCGGAATTTCTCGCGATTGGACGAGTCGGAAATGAAACCCGTGGATCTTCATGAAGGAATTGACTCTAGTTTATTAATTTTACAATCGCGATTGCAAAAAGAGGCGATCGAGATTATTAAAGAGTATGGAAATTTGCCGAAAGTAGCGTGTTATGCGTCTCAAGTCAATCAAGTTTTTATGAATATTTTGAGCAACGCGATCGATGCGTTGGTGGAAAGCAAAATGAAGGCGATCGCACCGTCTGAGAATGGCAACCACGACGGGGAGGAAGGAACGGAGCATCGCGGATTGAAGATTTGGATTACCACCAGCGTGTCCGGGTCGGATGCGGTGATGGTGAAAATCACCGACAACGGACCGGGAATCAGTGAGGCGGTGGCTAAAAAGATCTTCGACCCATTTTTTACGACCAAACCCGTCGGGTCGGGAACCGGGCTGGGACTGTCGATCGGCTATCAGATTATTGTCGAAAAACACGGCGGCAAATTGAGCTGTTTTTCGCCCCCGGGGGGCGGCGCCCAATTTATTATCGAAATTCCGCGATCGCCGCAAACGAAAAAACCCGGAGATCGCGCGGCGATCGCATCGGGATAGGCTGGTATGCTTTTGGACATGCAAGAGATTTTAGATTTTAGAGTTTAGATTTTAGATTGAGAGGGTAAAGCTTCCGGTCTGAGGTCTGATTTCCTCCCGAAAGCGGGCAACCTGTCCGCGCCACGGGTTCGACACTCGTGCTTCCTGCCTTTTGCCTTTTACCTTTTGCCTTTTGCCTCCCAACCTCCCATGAGACTTAATAACTTAGAGTGGCTCGATCTCGCTGAATATCTCTGTCTGACCCTCGCCGTCGTCGGTGCGGTGGCGGGAGTGGGCGATCGCCAGATCCTCTATGCGGCTTTGCCTTTAGCGGCTTGCATTTTCCTCAATCTCGTCCGGCGCCAACAAACGCAACAGTCCGACCGCCAGAGTGCGATGAGCGCGATCGCCGTGTTAGAAGAACGCTTGACCCGCTTGCGAACGCAATGGGAGGGCGATCTCGAACAGATGCAACAGCTACGAGCATCGATCGAACACCTCGGCGATCGCCTCGATCGGTTCGATCGCGAATCCCCCGCTTCCGAATCCCCGGCGGCGAACGAGTCGAACCGCGAAGAACTTGACTGTCTGGTGGCGGCGATGCAGCAGCAACAACGGCAACTGAGAACCCTACGCGAACGCCTCGACGCGATCGGCACCTCGGCGCCGGAACCCCCCGCAGAGTCGCCGCAATCGCAACCGCCTCAGACGCCCCCCGCGTCGGAACCGAACTGGGAACAATTGCAAAATTTGCCGGAGGCGATCGCCACCCTGACCGATCGCATCGCCCAACTCGGTCGCGGAATGGCACAAGTGCTGCAACGTCTCGAACGCGCCAGCGATACCCCCGACCGTTCCCCCGGGCCCTCGGTGGGGGATTTAGCCGACGCCCTCCAACCCCTCGCCCGCGCCGTGAGCGAAATTCAGCAGCAAATTGCCGGACTCGAACCGCGAACGGGTACCCGTCCCACCACGGCGCCTTCGGAAACGGCGATCGCCCGCACCACACCCTCCCCCGGGCCCGTTCCCACCAACTTCGGCATCGGCGGCGATCCCCGCCAAAATTTACCCCAATGGGGCAACACTCCCAATATTCCGCCAGAATCGAGCATCACTCCCGCCGCCTTTCCCAACGCCCAACCCGCCACCGTCGCCCCCCAGGAATTCGTCCGCCGCTACCAACAAGGCGAACGCAACTTTCCTGGCGTCAACCTCGAAGCCGCCGATCTCGCCCGGGTTTATCCCAGCCAACCCGGTAGCCCCATCGACCTGCGCGGCGTCAACCTCGTCGGTAGCAGCCTCACCGGGGCCAATTTTGCCGGAGGCGACCTCGCCGAAGCCAACCTCAGCGAAGCCGATTTAAGTCACGCCGATTTAAGACAAGCCAACTTAGCCGGGGCCAACTTAGCCGGGGCCAATCTCGACGGCGCCGACCTCGAAGGCGCCAACTTGATCGCTGCCGACCTGCGAGGCATTGATTTCAGAAACGTTTATCTCCGCCAAGTCAACCTCAGTAGCGCCAATCTCTGCCGTCAAAATTTCGCCGGGTTCGACCTGTCCGGCTTCAATCTCAGTCGCGCCAATCTCACTTACGCCGATTTGAGCGGCGCCACTTTAGAAGGCGCCGACTTGACGGGCGCCGACCTGACGGGGGCCAATCTCGACGGCACCTATTTCGGCGACGGCGAAACCGCCGCCCGTTTGGATGGGGCGATCTTGCCCGACGGCAGCAGATTTGAATGAAAATCCCTATAAAAAATCCCTCCAGGGGATGGATGGGAGGGAATGGGGTGT from Oxynema aestuarii AP17 harbors:
- a CDS encoding CHASE2 domain-containing protein; its protein translation is MWQQARDRIEQLPKGFGPWLKQWRGVLTLAPVVAASAIGGNLLGVFQLLEWATLDSFVLLRPQEALDSRIVIVTISEEDITRVGQWPASDRVLTRAMSHIAAQNPTAIGLDLYRDLPVEPGHDEWVELIESTPNLIGIQKVAGNPVAPPPNLKDAGQVAASDLILDADGKVRRGLILIGTESGEFLEGLGAKLALMYLERSGLELETVDAENNIYRLGRALFVPLRGNEGGYVGKDTGGYQILINFRGGLDRFEHISFTDVLENRIPEDLMRDRLVFIGATAESLKDIFQTPYTNTILGTPELTPGVVIHANFASQIIAAALDGRPMLRAWTKPLNYLWIVLWSFTAAIACWLVLERHQSHRYFFLRAIVLGWLPTTGALVTITYLAFIHGWAIPVFSPLLAATFSAILILNYYNQWQLKVTNEKLETANEKLEEYSHTLEDKVEERTRELKDALENLKSTEAQLIHTEKMSSLGQLVAGVAHEINNPVNFIYANIDHANDYLEDLVYLIRLYQKQYPEPDPEILEEIEDLELDFILEDFPNLLVSMKSGAERIGKIVTGLRNFSRLDESEMKPVDLHEGIDSSLLILQSRLQKEAIEIIKEYGNLPKVACYASQVNQVFMNILSNAIDALVESKMKAIAPSENGNHDGEEGTEHRGLKIWITTSVSGSDAVMVKITDNGPGISEAVAKKIFDPFFTTKPVGSGTGLGLSIGYQIIVEKHGGKLSCFSPPGGGAQFIIEIPRSPQTKKPGDRAAIASG
- a CDS encoding pentapeptide repeat-containing protein, with product MRLNNLEWLDLAEYLCLTLAVVGAVAGVGDRQILYAALPLAACIFLNLVRRQQTQQSDRQSAMSAIAVLEERLTRLRTQWEGDLEQMQQLRASIEHLGDRLDRFDRESPASESPAANESNREELDCLVAAMQQQQRQLRTLRERLDAIGTSAPEPPAESPQSQPPQTPPASEPNWEQLQNLPEAIATLTDRIAQLGRGMAQVLQRLERASDTPDRSPGPSVGDLADALQPLARAVSEIQQQIAGLEPRTGTRPTTAPSETAIARTTPSPGPVPTNFGIGGDPRQNLPQWGNTPNIPPESSITPAAFPNAQPATVAPQEFVRRYQQGERNFPGVNLEAADLARVYPSQPGSPIDLRGVNLVGSSLTGANFAGGDLAEANLSEADLSHADLRQANLAGANLAGANLDGADLEGANLIAADLRGIDFRNVYLRQVNLSSANLCRQNFAGFDLSGFNLSRANLTYADLSGATLEGADLTGADLTGANLDGTYFGDGETAARLDGAILPDGSRFE